ATTTTCTTTATTTTCTGATAATCTTATGAAATATAAATCAGATATTTATCTAAATTTTGTAATAGCTATCTTAATTATAGTTGGTGGTATTGGATTTTATGTTATAACAGAATTAATTCTTTATTTTAAAAAAGAGATAACAAGAATAAGCACCCATACAAAAATTGTAATATATTTTTCATTATTCTTAATAGTATGGGGTGCTATTAGTATATTAATATCGGAATTTAATCATTATAAAGGTTTATGGAGTTATAATTGGTCTGACAGAATTATTATATCGTTATTTACCAGTGTATCTTCAAGAACTGCAGGGTTTAACACAATAGATTTTTCAATATTATCAGAATCAACTTTATTTATAATTATTATTTTGATGTTTATAGGAGCTTCACCGGGTGGAACTGGAGGTGGAGTAAAGACCATAACAGTATCTGTAGTTGGCTTAGCTATCTTAAATTATCTAAAAGGTAAAAAAGATGTAAATGTATTCAAAAGAAGAATAAATCCAAATATTATTTATAAAGCTATGGTTATTCTTGCTTTGGCATTTTTATATAACACGTTAATAACATTAACAATAGTTAGAGTTGAAGAAAAACCTTTTATTGCTTCTTTATTTGAGGTTGTTTCTGCTTTTTCAACAGTTGGTCTATCTGTAGGTTTGCCAAATGGATTAAGTTTAAGTGCAGATTTTTCACCTTTTGGAAAGATATTAATAATTTTAACAATGATAGTAGGTAGAGTAGGAATACTTGGATTTGCATTAGCATTATCAGGAAAACAAAAAGAAAGTTATATCAAATATCCGGAAGCGAGGATAGTGTTATGAAAGAAAAAAGAATATTTGCGGTAATAGGTTTAGGTAAATTTGGTTTTCATGTGGCAAAAACTTTGGCAGAAAGGGGAATGGAAGTTATAGCCATAGATAAGGATGAAGATAGGGTTAAAGAGGTTTCAGAATTTGTAACTCAAACTTATATTCTTGATGCTACAGATGAAAAAGCTTTAAGAGAATCTGGTATAAAAGCAGTAGATGTTGCAGTTGTTAGTGTAGGTGAAAATTTGGAAGCAAATCTAATGATAGTGATGTTGTTAAATGAGCTTGGAATAAAAGAAATAGTAGCAAAAGCTATTAATCCTCTTCATGGAAAAATGTTAGAAAAACTAAATGTATCAAGAGTTATATATCCTGAAATGGAAACAGCTATAAGAGTAGCAAATTCATTGATAGCAAAGGAAATAATTGAAGAAATTTATTTAACAGAAAATTACAGCATATTTGAAATAAAAGTTCCCCAATTTATGGTAGGTAAAACTTTAGCAGAGCTGGATTTAAGGAAAAAATATGATATTAATGTTTTGGGAGTTAAACGAGAAAACAGTGTTATTATAAATCCGGCTGGTGAATTTATGCTTCAAGATGGAGATATTTTAATAGTTTTAGGCAATATTAATAATGTTATGGATTTATTGTAAAAATGGATAAGGTAATAAAAGCTTTAGGAGCAGTTTTTGGAGATATAGGAACAAGCCCAATCTATACATTTACCGTTTTATCATTATTTGTTAAGCCTACGAAGGAAAACATATTTGGCATTGTTTCATTAATATGTTGGACTTTAGTTATTATAGTTACTATTCAATATGTTTTTCTTGCTATGAATTTAAGTAAAAGAGGGGAAGGCGGAATTATAGTTTTAAAAGAAATAGTAACTTCTTTGATTAAATCTTCAAGAATTTTAATATTTATAACTTTTTTATCATATGTAGGATTTTCTTTAATGCTTGGAGATAGCGTTATCACTCCGGCTATTTCTATTTTATCTGCAGTAGAAGGATTACCTTTAATCTCTATTTTTTCCGGATTAGAAAGAATAGATTTAGTAGCTATTGCTATAATAATAACAACGGCTTTATTCTTTTTCCAAAAGTATGGAATAGAAAAAGTAGGACAATATTTTGGATATATAATGATTTTATGGTTTTTTGTACTTTTTATATCAGGTTTACAAGGTTTATCTTTTTATCCGGAAATAATTGCATCAATAAATCCTGAATATGCTATAAACTTTATTTTAAATAATGGTTTTGCTTCTTTCCTTATTCTTTCTGATATTATATTGGCAGCAACCGGTGGGGAAGCTTTATACGCTGATATGGGACATCTTGGTAGAGAGCCGATAGTAAAAGCTTGGAATTTTGTTTTTATTGCATTGTTGTTCAATTATTTAGGACAAGGAGCTTTCTTTATTTCACATTCTAATTCTAAAAATATATATTTTGATTTAATGAATACAGATTTTGGTATTTTTTATTCAGCCATTTTGATATTAACTATATTAGCCACAATTATAGCATCCCAAGCAACAATAAGTGCTTCTTTTTCTTTAATTTATCAGGGAATTATTACTGGAATTTTGCCAATGCTAAGAATTGTTCATACCTCTACAGAGCTAAAACCACAAATCTATATACCATCAGTTAATTGGCTTTTATTTATAACTATTTTAGTTGTATTAATAATCTTTCAATCTTCAGAAAATTTAGCTGCTGCTTATGGTTTTGCAGTATCCGGAACAATGACAATAACAGGTATTCTTTTGACAGTTATATATTTTATGAAAAAATCTTATTTATATCTATTATTATCTATTTTTGTTTTTTGTGTAGATTTATCATTTTTTATTGCTAATTTTTCTAAAATAGAACATGGAGCATATATTACAATTATTATTGCTTGTTTTATTTTAGCTTTAATATTAATTTACAATTATGGAAAATATAGATTATCAAAGGCACTAAATTTAGTTGATATAAATGAATATATTAAAGAATTTAAAGAGTTATACCAAAAATCTTCAAAAGTAGAAGGTTCTGCCATCTTCTTTGTTAAAGATATTCATAAAATTCCTCCTTATATAATAAATACTACATTAAAACAAAATATTATTTATCAAAAAAATATATTTTTATCCATAGGAAGTTTGGAGCAACCTTTTGGAAAGATAATATATAATTACGGCGTTATTACAGATGGATTAGAAGCTATATCAATTAAAGTTGGATATATGGAAATATTAAAATTAGAAAAATTGTTAAGGGAAATTGGAATTAATGAAAAGGTTATATTTTTTGGAATAGAAGATATATTCTCAAATAATCCGTTGGGGAAAATATTTGCATTTATTAAAAGAAATACACCTTCCTTTGTACAATTTTATAATTTACCTATCCATAAAACCCATGGAGTTTTAACAAGAATAAAAATTTGAAATAACAAACCTCTGATATATAATATTTTCTCTTAAAAAAATTCATTTAGAAGGTAGGAGATGAAGTTAAATATTGGTATTGTAGGGCTTCCGAATGTAGGAAAATCAACTATTTTTAATGCTTTAACAGAAACGGCGAAAGCCGGTGTTGCAAACTATCCGTTTTGCACAATAGACCCAAATGTAGGAATTGTAAATGTTCCTGATGAAAGATTATACAAAATAGCAGAGCTTGAAAAAAGTAAAAATATAGTGCCTGCAACCATTGAGTTTGTAGATATTGCAGGATTGGTAAAAGGAGCAAGTAAAGGAGAAGGTCTTGGAAATCAATTTTTATCAAATATAAGACAAGTATCTGCCATAGCCCATGTAGTAAGATGTTTTGATGACCCTGATATTGTCCATGTTGAAGGTTCTGTTAATCCGGTAAGAGATGCAGAAATAATTGAAACAGAACTAATTCTTGCAGATTTACAATCCTTAGAAAAAAGATATGAAAAAACTGCAAAAGCAGCAAAAACCGGCAATAAAGAAGCAAAAGCAGAACTGGAAATATTAGAAAAAGCAAAAGCAATACTTGAAGATTTACAACCGCTAAGACTTCATCTTGATAAATTTGAGGAAGAACAGATAGATTGGCTTAAAAAAACATTATATCCACTTACAATAAAGCCGATAATGTATATTGCAAATATTCCGGAAGAAGATTTACCAAATGGAGAAAACAATATTTATCTTAAACAATTAAAAGAGAAAGCAGAAAAAGAAGGAGCACCCCTTGTAATTTTATGCGGTAAAGTGGAACAAGAATTAATAGAATTACCAAAAGAAGAAAGAAAAGAGTTTTTATTGGCTCTTGGTTTGGAAGAACCGGGATTAAATAAAATGATAAAAACAGGATATAAACTTCTTGGATTAATTACATACTTTACAGCAGGAGAAAAAGAAGCAAGAGCTTGGACAATAAAAGAAGGAACAAAAGCACCACAAGCAGCCGGAGAAATCCATTCTGATATAGAAAGAGGTTTTATAGCAGCAGAAGTTATTAATTATGAAGATTATATAAAAATAGGTTCAATGCAAAAAGCAAAGGAACTTGGTCAACTTAGAATAGAAGGAAAAGATTATATAGTAAAAGATGGAGATATAATCTATTTTAGATTTAATGTATAGCAGATAAATTTTTAAGGATTATATTTAATAGTTATAATTTTTAATAAAAGGAGCTTATAAAATAATGAATCCTACGCAGCTTACCGTTGTTTTAGAAGGTGTAGATGTTAGGGATAGCTCACAAGAGGAATTAGCAAGCGAAATATTTAAAAAAGAGTTATCAAAAAAAGATTATATGCCAACAGATAACTTTGTTTCTCTAAGAGATAAAAAGATGAGTAATATAAGGGCAAAAAGAATATCTACCCAAGAAGATGTAGAAATATATGCCTATACTACCGTAAAAGAGGAAGATGGTAAAATAAAAACAATAGTTTCTATGAAGATTGTTTAATAGGAGTGTCAAATTTGGATAACAATATTACTCCTATGATAGCCCAATATCACAGTATCAAAAAAGATTATCAAGATGCACTTTTACTTTTTAGACTTGGAGATTTTTATGAGCTTTTTTATGAAGATGCAATAATAGGGTCAAGGGAATTAAATATAGTATTAACCAAAAAGAAGGTATCAAAAGATAAAGATATTCCTATGTGTGGTATTCCATATCATTCTGCAGATAGCTATATATCAAGGCTTGTGATGAAAGGTTATAAAGTAGCTATCTGCGAACAGCTTGAACCGGCTACACCCGGTAAAGTAGTAAAAAGAGAAGTTATAAGAGTTTTAACACCGGGAACATATTTTGATAATGACAAAATAAAATCCGGTTTATCTGCTATCTTAGAAAAAGGAAATAAATATGCAGTATCTTATCTTGATTTATCAACAGGCGAGTTTTTGGCAGCAGTTTTAGAAAAAGATGAGATTTTATCTTTTATATCCAAATTTCAGCCAAAAGAGATATTAACATTAAAAAATAGTGATTTATCTCTTGTTGAAGAGTATTTTAAAAATATCTTTATAACTAAATTAGATGAAGAATTTTTTGATGAAAAAGCTTTAAAAGAGCTTTTGGAATTTTTTAATATAACCCATTTTTACTCTCTTGGATTTAGTAATGAGGAAATATCTGCATTGTATTCTGCCGCTGCAGTTTTGAAATATGCAAGAATTTCACAAAAATCATTTTTACCATTTATAAAACTACTTAAACCTTACAAAGAAGATATTTATATGAGATTAGATTATTCTGCCCAAAAACATCTTGAAATAATAAATGCAAATGATGGTAGTATCTCCCTTTATCAGGTTATAAATAGAGCTTTAACCGGAATGGGAAAAAGAAAATTAAAATTTTTACTTTTACATCCATTAAAAAATATAAAACAAATAAAAGAAAGACAAGAAGCAGTAGAAGAGTTAATAAATAACCACAAACTTAGAACCCAAATAAGAGAATATCTTGAAAATATATATGATATAGAAAGATTAATATCAAGAATATCTTCAAACACATTAACACCAAAAGATATGGTGGCTTTAAGGGAATCTTTAAAAATAGCTTTAAAGATGAAAGATTTATCAAAAGATATAAACTCATTTCTTTTAAAAGATTTATTTAATCAAATAGAAGATTTAGGCTATTTAGTAGAAAAACTTGATAAATATTTAGAAGATAATCCACCAATACATCTAAAAGAAGGTGGTTTAATAAAATATGGTGTAGATGAAAGAGTTGATGAATTAAAAGATTTAAAAGAAAAAGCAGTTGAATGGATAAGAAATTATCAGGAAAAATTAAGAAATGAAACAGGTATCCAAAGTTTAAAAATAGGTTTTAATAAGGTTATGGGATATTATATAGAAATAACAAAACCTAATTTAAAATTTGTGCCGGATTATTTTAAAAGAAGACAGACATTATCAAATGCTGAAAGATTTATAACAGATGAGCTTCAATCTTTTGAAGAAAAAGTTTTATCTGCCGATGAAAAGATAAAAGCCCTTGAATATGAGATATTTTCTTCATTAAGAGAAGAAGTATCTTCTTTGGCAAGACAGATAGCTAAAACAGCAGAAAGTATTTCTATGATAGATGCTTTAGTTTCCTTAGCCCAGATAGCCGTTGAAAAATTCTGGACAAAACCGGAAATATCAGAAGATTATAAGATAGATATTAAAGAAGGTTATCATCCGGTAATAAAAAATTTTTATGAAGATTTTGTTCCTAACTCTCTTTATATGGATAAAGATAGTTTCTTTCATATTATTACCGGACCGAATATGGCAGGAAAAAGCACATTTATAAGACAATCTGCAATTATTATTATCTTGGCACAGATTGGCTCTTTTGTTCCGGCAGAAAAAGCAGAAATAGGAATAGTAGATGCAATATTTACCAGAATAGGCTCAGGAGATGCCCTTGCAAAAGGTTTATCAACATTTATGGTAGAAATGCTTGAAATGGCTAATATACTAAATAATGCCACAGAAAAAAGTTTCATAGTGCTTGATGAAGTAGGAAGAGGAACAAGCACTTATGATGGCTTATCAATAGCAATGGCAATATCAGATTATATTGTCAATAATATAAAGGCAAAAACTTTATTTGCTACCCATTATCACGAACTTACACAGATGGAATATACCCATAAAGGTGTAAAAAATTTTCACATGGCTGTCAAAGAAGAAGATAATCACAAAATAACATTTTTATATAAAGTTATGGAAGGATTTAGTAGTAAAAGTTATGGAATTCATGTTGCAAAACTTGCCGGAATAAAAGATGAAATAATCAAAAAAGCTTATGAATATCTTTATAAATTTGAAACAAAAAAAGAAGATAATGATATTCTTAAAGAAGATTTAAATAATTTAAAACAAGAAATCATAAAATATGAAATGGAGCAGGATTTTTCAGAAATAATAAATGAGATATTAGATTTAGATTTAGCAACCACAACACCACTTCAAGCATTAATGATTTTAAACGATTTAAAAAACAGGTTGAAGATATATAAACGCTAATTTGGGAATTCGCATTAAACTAAATTTTTATATTGAATTAACACTCTAGAGATATAAAAACCTATTAAAAAAGCAATTATCCCAATTTTAAATAAATAAGCAACAAAAATAGAAATAACTGCAAAAACAAGAAACCTTTCAAAAAATTTTAGTTTATTTTTTCTTTTTAGAATAGCTTTTTTTACACTGTTATAAAGGTGAAGAAAATAAAATACCCCTGTAATAAACCCTAAGAAAAACAAAAATACAAAAGTCATACTTTTTTGGTGATTTCTTCTGCTTTTTTTAATGCAAATTCAGAAAATATAGGACCTAATATTTCATGTATAACTGTTGCACCTATTACAACATTAACTAATATGAGACCAAAATCTTTAAACTCCGGATTTTGATAAGCAAGAAGTGAAAGACCTACAACTATACCACCCTGAGGGAAAAGGGAAAAAGCAAGATATTTTTTTATTTTTTCTGGAGCATTGGATATATGACCTCCTAAATATACACCTATAAACTTGCCGGTAAATCTTGCCAGAATGTAAATAACAACCCCAAGAGCATATTCAAACAGAATTTTTATATCTAAGAATGCTGCTCCAACAACAAAAAATAATGTAAAAATAAAATCTTCTATATAATTTTCAAGAGGAGCTTTAAATCTTTCGTTTTCTTTATCAACATTAACAAGGGTTATTCCTGTAGTCATAGTAGAAAGAAGCTCATCTACCCCGATAGCATGGGCAATTGAAAATGTTATAAAAAGAATACCAATTGTAACTGTAACAACTTCTTTTCTTTCTTCTGCAAATTTTCCTAAAAAATGCATTAGATATCCCATTACAATTC
This DNA window, taken from Venenivibrio stagnispumantis, encodes the following:
- a CDS encoding TrkH family potassium uptake protein; the encoded protein is MKIKESYERIKNNFQLSPVQIVLISYIALILIGSILLKLPISTTKDISFLDALFTATSATTVTGLIVLDTPKDFTFFGQIIILLLIQIGGLGYMTMTTFFLLMLRKKASIKERMILAESLNYPGIAGVVRFLKRVFSIVIIIEIIGAFALLIDFIKEYPLEKAVYLSIFHSISAFNNAGFSLFSDNLMKYKSDIYLNFVIAILIIVGGIGFYVITELILYFKKEITRISTHTKIVIYFSLFLIVWGAISILISEFNHYKGLWSYNWSDRIIISLFTSVSSRTAGFNTIDFSILSESTLFIIIILMFIGASPGGTGGGVKTITVSVVGLAILNYLKGKKDVNVFKRRINPNIIYKAMVILALAFLYNTLITLTIVRVEEKPFIASLFEVVSAFSTVGLSVGLPNGLSLSADFSPFGKILIILTMIVGRVGILGFALALSGKQKESYIKYPEARIVL
- a CDS encoding potassium channel family protein codes for the protein MKEKRIFAVIGLGKFGFHVAKTLAERGMEVIAIDKDEDRVKEVSEFVTQTYILDATDEKALRESGIKAVDVAVVSVGENLEANLMIVMLLNELGIKEIVAKAINPLHGKMLEKLNVSRVIYPEMETAIRVANSLIAKEIIEEIYLTENYSIFEIKVPQFMVGKTLAELDLRKKYDINVLGVKRENSVIINPAGEFMLQDGDILIVLGNINNVMDLL
- a CDS encoding KUP/HAK/KT family potassium transporter translates to MDKVIKALGAVFGDIGTSPIYTFTVLSLFVKPTKENIFGIVSLICWTLVIIVTIQYVFLAMNLSKRGEGGIIVLKEIVTSLIKSSRILIFITFLSYVGFSLMLGDSVITPAISILSAVEGLPLISIFSGLERIDLVAIAIIITTALFFFQKYGIEKVGQYFGYIMILWFFVLFISGLQGLSFYPEIIASINPEYAINFILNNGFASFLILSDIILAATGGEALYADMGHLGREPIVKAWNFVFIALLFNYLGQGAFFISHSNSKNIYFDLMNTDFGIFYSAILILTILATIIASQATISASFSLIYQGIITGILPMLRIVHTSTELKPQIYIPSVNWLLFITILVVLIIFQSSENLAAAYGFAVSGTMTITGILLTVIYFMKKSYLYLLLSIFVFCVDLSFFIANFSKIEHGAYITIIIACFILALILIYNYGKYRLSKALNLVDINEYIKEFKELYQKSSKVEGSAIFFVKDIHKIPPYIINTTLKQNIIYQKNIFLSIGSLEQPFGKIIYNYGVITDGLEAISIKVGYMEILKLEKLLREIGINEKVIFFGIEDIFSNNPLGKIFAFIKRNTPSFVQFYNLPIHKTHGVLTRIKI
- the ychF gene encoding redox-regulated ATPase YchF — its product is MKLNIGIVGLPNVGKSTIFNALTETAKAGVANYPFCTIDPNVGIVNVPDERLYKIAELEKSKNIVPATIEFVDIAGLVKGASKGEGLGNQFLSNIRQVSAIAHVVRCFDDPDIVHVEGSVNPVRDAEIIETELILADLQSLEKRYEKTAKAAKTGNKEAKAELEILEKAKAILEDLQPLRLHLDKFEEEQIDWLKKTLYPLTIKPIMYIANIPEEDLPNGENNIYLKQLKEKAEKEGAPLVILCGKVEQELIELPKEERKEFLLALGLEEPGLNKMIKTGYKLLGLITYFTAGEKEARAWTIKEGTKAPQAAGEIHSDIERGFIAAEVINYEDYIKIGSMQKAKELGQLRIEGKDYIVKDGDIIYFRFNV
- the mutS gene encoding DNA mismatch repair protein MutS; translation: MSNLDNNITPMIAQYHSIKKDYQDALLLFRLGDFYELFYEDAIIGSRELNIVLTKKKVSKDKDIPMCGIPYHSADSYISRLVMKGYKVAICEQLEPATPGKVVKREVIRVLTPGTYFDNDKIKSGLSAILEKGNKYAVSYLDLSTGEFLAAVLEKDEILSFISKFQPKEILTLKNSDLSLVEEYFKNIFITKLDEEFFDEKALKELLEFFNITHFYSLGFSNEEISALYSAAAVLKYARISQKSFLPFIKLLKPYKEDIYMRLDYSAQKHLEIINANDGSISLYQVINRALTGMGKRKLKFLLLHPLKNIKQIKERQEAVEELINNHKLRTQIREYLENIYDIERLISRISSNTLTPKDMVALRESLKIALKMKDLSKDINSFLLKDLFNQIEDLGYLVEKLDKYLEDNPPIHLKEGGLIKYGVDERVDELKDLKEKAVEWIRNYQEKLRNETGIQSLKIGFNKVMGYYIEITKPNLKFVPDYFKRRQTLSNAERFITDELQSFEEKVLSADEKIKALEYEIFSSLREEVSSLARQIAKTAESISMIDALVSLAQIAVEKFWTKPEISEDYKIDIKEGYHPVIKNFYEDFVPNSLYMDKDSFFHIITGPNMAGKSTFIRQSAIIIILAQIGSFVPAEKAEIGIVDAIFTRIGSGDALAKGLSTFMVEMLEMANILNNATEKSFIVLDEVGRGTSTYDGLSIAMAISDYIVNNIKAKTLFATHYHELTQMEYTHKGVKNFHMAVKEEDNHKITFLYKVMEGFSSKSYGIHVAKLAGIKDEIIKKAYEYLYKFETKKEDNDILKEDLNNLKQEIIKYEMEQDFSEIINEILDLDLATTTPLQALMILNDLKNRLKIYKR
- a CDS encoding ATP synthase subunit I produces the protein MTFVFLFFLGFITGVFYFLHLYNSVKKAILKRKNKLKFFERFLVFAVISIFVAYLFKIGIIAFLIGFYISRVLIQYKNLV